The following is a genomic window from Amycolatopsis sp. BJA-103.
GCGGGACTCCCCGGCGCTGGCGGTCGCCGGGCGGCTGGCCGCCGAAGGCGCGGAACTGTTCGGCTACGACCCCAGCGTCCACGCCCCGGTGCCGGGAGTGACGGACGGTGTGCGGATCACGGGAACCGCCTATCACGCGGCGAACGGCGCGGCGGCGATCGTGCTGCTGACCGAGTGGCCGGAGTTTCGCGCCCTCGACTGGGCGCGGATCGCCGACCGGCTCGACGGCCGGGCCGTCATCGACACCCGGAACCTCCTCGACCCGCTCATCGTGGCCGGGACGGGCCTTTCCTATCAGGGCATCGGCCGCCCGGCGGTCGTGCCACGCGCCGGTGACATCGTCCGGCAGGCAGGCTGACCGGGGGTGGACGGCGAGCGACCCGCCCCCGGGCCTCACTCGTCGTCCCCTCGCCGTCGAGGACGGGACGACCGATGACGAAGCGAGTCAAGCCCTGGTCCGCGCTTTTCGCGCTGTGCCTGGGTTTCTTCATGGTCATGCTGGACATGACCATCGTGAACACCGCGGTGCCGTCGATGGTGCGCGAACTCGGTACCGAACTGACCGCGGTGATCTGGGTGACCAGCGTGTACCTGCTCGCCTACGCCGTTCCGATCCTGCCCGCCAGCAGGCTGGGTGACCGGCTCGGTCCGAAACGCGTCTTCGTCGCCGGGCTCGTGGTGTTCACCGGGGCGTCCTTGTGGTGCGGGCTTTCCGGTGACGTGGAAACCCTGATCGCCGCCCGCGCGGTACAGGGTCTCGGCGCCGCGCTGATGACGCCGCAGACGACGGCCTTCATCACGCATCTGTTCCCGCCGGACGAACGCGGCCCGGCACTGGGGGCCTGGGGCAGTGTCGCGGGCGTCGCCATGATCACCGGTCCGGTGCTCGGCGGTGTGCTCGTCGACCGGTTCGGCTGGGAATGGATCTTCTTCGCGAACGTTCCGATCGGACTGCTCGCCCTGGCGCTCACCGCCGTCCACGTGCCCGACTGGAGACCGGGGAACTCGCACCGCTTCGACGTTCCCGGCATCCTGCTCTTCGGCGCGGGTCTCGTCTGCCTCGTCTTCGGAATCCAAAATGGACGGACTCACGGATGGGGGTACGCCGGGGCGGGAGTGCTCCTGCTGGGCGCTTTCGTCCTGTGGCAACGGGTCAACCGCCGCGAACCGCTGCTGCCGTTGCGGATCTTCCGCAACCGCGACTTTTCCCTGGGGGCCGCGACAGCGGTGCTGGTCGGGTTCGCGATGACCAGCACGCTCCTGGTGCTGGCCATCTACCTGCAGTCGGTGCTCGGCATGTCCCCGACCGACGCGGGCCTGCTCACCGCGCCGCTGGCCCTGATGTCCGGCGCCGTCGCGCCGTTCGCGGGACGGTTGTCGGACCGGACGCACCCCAAGTACCCGCTGATGTTCGGCCTGTTCTCGCTGTGCGGCGGCCTGTGCGTCCTCTCGCTGGTGATCATCCCGGCGAGTTCGCCCGCGGCGCTGATTCCCGGGCTGCTGTGGTGCGGTCTCGGTGTCGGCTTCATCTTCTCCCCGATGAGCAACGTGACCATCAACTCGGTCGAGCGGTCGCTGGTCGGCAGCGCGTCGGGCATCTTCAACACGGCGCGGCAGATCGGCGGGGTCCTCGGCGGCGCGGCCGTCGGTTTGGTGCTGCAGGCACGGACCAGTGCCCCGATGGCGGGCAGGGCGAACGAGGCCGCGGACGCGGTCAAGACCGCCTTCCTGCTCCCGATGGGCGTGCTGATCCTCGGGCTGCTGTGCTCGGCCGCCTTGCGCCGTTCCCGGCGGGAACCGCGGCCGATCGGGCAGGACGGATCGCCCGATCGGATGACCGCGGCCCCGTGATCACCGGCTCCGTCCTGGCTACCGTCGTCTCATGACCCTCGTACCGACGATCGACCTGAGCGGCTGGGACGACGGAGACCGCGCGGAGCTCGCGCACACCGTCGACGAGGCTTTGACGCGTGTCG
Proteins encoded in this region:
- a CDS encoding MFS transporter; translated protein: MTKRVKPWSALFALCLGFFMVMLDMTIVNTAVPSMVRELGTELTAVIWVTSVYLLAYAVPILPASRLGDRLGPKRVFVAGLVVFTGASLWCGLSGDVETLIAARAVQGLGAALMTPQTTAFITHLFPPDERGPALGAWGSVAGVAMITGPVLGGVLVDRFGWEWIFFANVPIGLLALALTAVHVPDWRPGNSHRFDVPGILLFGAGLVCLVFGIQNGRTHGWGYAGAGVLLLGAFVLWQRVNRREPLLPLRIFRNRDFSLGAATAVLVGFAMTSTLLVLAIYLQSVLGMSPTDAGLLTAPLALMSGAVAPFAGRLSDRTHPKYPLMFGLFSLCGGLCVLSLVIIPASSPAALIPGLLWCGLGVGFIFSPMSNVTINSVERSLVGSASGIFNTARQIGGVLGGAAVGLVLQARTSAPMAGRANEAADAVKTAFLLPMGVLILGLLCSAALRRSRREPRPIGQDGSPDRMTAAP